Part of the Phacochoerus africanus isolate WHEZ1 chromosome 8, ROS_Pafr_v1, whole genome shotgun sequence genome is shown below.
CCAGACATCAGGCTAGTGATtctaattaaagagaaaaaaagagggggggggagttcccgtcgtggctcagtggttaacgaatccaactaggaaccatgaggttccctcagtgggttaaggatctggcgttaccgtgagctgtggtgtaggtcacagactcggtttggatcctgagttgctgtggctgtggtgtgggccagcagccgcaactccgattagacccctagcctgggaatctccatatgtcgggGGGGaagccctacaaaagacaaaacaaacaaacaaacaaacaaacaaagtggATTCAAGTTCCAATCTGTGTTCAGGCTGGATTTGAGTCAGAGGCATTTCTGTTTCCGCAGCACAGGACTTGGCACACAAAGACTTacaataaattgttatttttaaattttttatattttttatctttttagagctgcacccgtggcacatggaggttctcaggctaggggtccaactggagctggagctgttggcctacgccagagccacagcaatgccagatccgagctgcgtctgtgacctacaccacccctcacagcaacgccggatccttaacccactgagggaggccaaaacctgcaacctcacggttcctagtcggattcgtttccactatgccacgacaggaactcctaaattgtttATTTTCGGATCAAgttaatattggaaaaaaaaaaacccaataggaTAAAAGTCAATATTAATTCTGACCTAGGACATGAAGTGCCCAGTGAATCTTGCCCTCCAGAGGCAGATGCAGGATGTGCAGCCAAAGTCTACAAGGAAAGACTTGGACCCTGGCAGAAACCTGAGCCTAGAGCCAAATCTGGCAGGATGTCTGCTTTGGACCTGTTCTGTGAAGGTTGAGTCAccaaatgaaaaattcacagaattatggattttgaaaaaaacttaTTTCTACTGAGTAATTACGAAGCTCTTGAAGCTTCCCTTTCTTGGGAAGCTCTGTGGCCTTTGAAGATTTTTTCAGCAGCAGCCACTTTGGAGTGTATCGTTCACCTCAGGAGCTATTTCAAATGTGCTTTGTAAGGCATCTTAAACATGCATGTGTCATATCCAAAGTGGAGCTTATTCTCTCAAAAGCAATCAATTGTCCTCCATATCCTGCTTTTTTGCCAGCATTAGACTAAGTAGATCCTGGGACTGTTGCGTATAACTCCCACTACATATAAAGAATACTGCTCACTGGAAAAGGGGTCACGGCTGTGTGAACATTAATATGCAGTCAAAGTTTTGGGGGGATAGAGTACAAAGGTAGAGGATGGACAAATGGGTTTGAAACTTTCTTCAAGTGGCATGTGTCACTGTTCATGCATATGGCTTGAAGGCGGCTGGAAATCCAAACCCATGCAAATACCAGTGAGACCACGAGAGGCAGATTGCGGGATTAGGTAGAAAAGGCAGTTGGGTGGACTAAGAATGTGCACAGAGAGAAAGCCGGATTTTCAGGTAACCAATGAGGGTAACAGGAAAGATCTGACCTtcatatttcatgaaaaattcTACGGCTGAAAAGGCACACGCCTAACGTGAGGAAACCCCCAGAACACTCTGGAAAGGCCACTGACACGGAGCTGTGTCCGGCCGCTGGCAGAGTCAGGAGGTCAGGACCTGGGGGGCGTGCTCTGAAGGCCTTTGTGTACATGGGCACAGCCTCCTTCTCAACACACCAACATAAAGGGCATGACGGCATGTAGCACACAGGGACACAGATGGGGACAGACGTGGGGTCACACCCGGTGACACGCTGCTGACCCCAGTCCAGAGGGGCTCACCTGGATCCCCCTGAGAAGGGCATGAAGGCATGGCTGTGTCGAGCAGAACCCGGGGCAAACCGGGATGGGTCAAACTCCTGCCGAGAGAGCACAGGGGCCGGGAAAGTGGGGTCAAACTCCTCTCAGCCACAGGGGACAAGAATCCCAGAGAAGGAGCGGGAGGAGGTGTTGCTCTGGGGACGGCATCCCATCCCTCCTCCCGGGGCCATCCTCATACCTCTGGGTTCGGCCACACCTGcgggttgtggtgaaggccgTAAACGGAGAGCGAGAGGATGATTcctgtggggagggcagggggtgaGAAGACCGATGGTTCCCGTGGCAGCAGGGGTTCTGTGCCTGCACAGAAGACTTGGCAGCCGCCATGAGAGCCACTCCCCATCACTCTGAATGAATGAGGCTgaggcaggggaggtgggctGGAGGTGACAGAGCAGGGGATCAAAGACCAGGAGCCCGGAACCGTGACCCAGCCCTGAGAGTCCAAAGACCTGGAGGCTTCCTTTTAGGAGGGACTCGGGTGACAACTCCCACTTGTCAAGGGCCATCCGGGAGCCCCTGAGGAATCAACATTGACTCATGGACTCCTCACAGCAGTCCTCAAGGAAGGCACTCCTACCCACGTGTCCAGATGAGGACCCGAGCCTCAGAGAGGCCATGCGGCTGGTCTAGGACCCCACAGCCGggaggtggcagggctgggcctcAGTCCCAGGGGGAGGCGAGCCAGTGGGTGGCCTCCAGCCATGGCAGGGCTCTCAGACCTGGTCATCAGCTGCTGTCTGCATCCCCCTGAGGGCTCCTCAGGGACTGGCCACCTGACCTGGGGACAGTGGGTTCCCTGAGCTCCCTCATTACGTGGACCCCCCTCTGGAAGGAACCACATCTGCTCTGCTTCTGTCTGCTTCTCTCTCAAGCCTTCATGTCTCAGCATAGAATTTGAGAGCCTCCAGGACAAGACTATATTGCAGGGCTAGCACTTGTCGAGTGAGCTTTCACCTGTGTTCAAGTTCTATACCAAGCATTTCACAACTTCATCCTAACTGAATATAAATacgctttttaaaattttatttatttttgtctttctagggccttacccgaggcacatggtggttcccaggataggggtcgaattggagctgcagtagcctccctcaccacagccacagcaactccagatccgagcctcatctgtgacctacaccacagctcatggcaatgccggatccttaacccacggagcaaagccaggcatcagacctgcctcctcatgggtactagtcagatgcgtttctgctaagccaccagggaactcccaagtatgtATTCTTAGAAGGAGCAATAATATTCAGAGCATGTCTGAAATGGGCTGGCATATGTGGATGTCTGAGCTCCCATGTGTTCCTGCAGATGCTGAGGTTAGTGGGTGTGGTGATGCTCATACCTGCAGGTAAGGAGCGTCCATCAGGGAAGGTGATGGGCTTGCTGAGCTCTCTGCCAATGACTGGTACTGGCGGATAGAGTCTCAGGGCCTCCTTGATGCACATGGTGGTGTAGGGCATCTGGTCCAGGTGGTCCCTGAACAAAGGCCATCCTGAGGCTGGGCAGAGTTGGGGAGCGGGGGAGTCTCCactagctgggggtggggggtgggcggtCAGTGCGGGGCTCTCCGTCTCTGGGACACTCACCAGGTGATGGAGGTGCCATCCCCCAGGAGGCCTTGGATCTCCGCCCGACATCTCTGCTGATGCTCAGGGTGGGAGGCCAGAGCATAGAGGATCCAGGAGATGCCACTGGCTGTGGTGTCATGACCCTCGAACATGAACGTGTCCACTTCGGCACGGAGGTCGGTGTCCGACAAGCTGTTCCCCTTCTCCATCTGAGGAGGCAGGGGGAGAGTGCAGCTTTGCCCCGTCCTCTGTGCTTCTGGGCAAAGCCTCAAGCCTGTGCCCCCGACACTCACTCGGGCAAGGAGGAGGATGTCCAGGAAATCCAAGTGCCTCTTCTTCCTCACgttctccatctctccctgctTTTGCAGCTGCTGCCTTCCTCAGCTGGATCACTCGGTCTGTTTTGGAACCGCGGTTCGCAGGCTGAGCTGAGAGCTCTGGGGGCCAGGTATATCATCTAGGGTATCCCCACTGCCCCTCGTGGCCCAAGTTGGGTGTCGGGTGGATCAGGATGAGGGAGGGCATGGTTTGGCATGTCTGGGCTGAGACTTCCAGCCTCGTGTGACACTGGCCCGGATTCCCCTGGAAACTGCTGGGAGGGGGTCTTATTCAGCCATTACCAAGACACATGCAAATCCCTAAACAGCACCTCACACGCTGACATCTTGTTTCCCAGGCCCTCCTCCCAGGGAGCCACCCAGGGTGGGGATGTCCCAGCTGCTGAAAGGGACGCAGGAGGCTGGCTGTGTCTGAGTGTCAAGACCAGTCCCTTTCAGATGTTCCTGAGGAAGGAGGGGAGCAGCCTAGAAGCAGGAGTCGAACCTGTGTGTTGATGGGCTATCCTGATGGCGCGGTGGCTCTGGCGGCCTTCAGGGCTCAGCCTGTAGAGGACGTCATTCTGCTGGAAGACATTCCTCACGCGGGAAAAAAGGAGATCGTTGAGGTCTCTGATGGCCTGGATGTAGGAGTGGGAGTCCCTGAAGACAGAGGATGCAGAAGAggctggagaagaggaagaggtttACCTGCAGAAGGAGTAGGGCTCTAGGGGGAGGTGTCCTTCTGCCCCACAGGCCCCCAGACCCTCTGCCCTTCACAAGTGGCCCGAGTGGCCGGGCTTCTCCCTGTGTCGGGGATCAGGATGTGTGACTGAGTCTGGGTTTGGTCTGGGCTGGAATCTGCCCGTGGTGGGGGGCTCCCTGCAGAATGATGCCTTTTGTGCTGAAAAGCATCCAGCTGTCCCAAGTGCCTGCCAGGGTGGTCCTCCCCAGCtggggagaagcagcagctgccACTGAAGGTGTGTCACTGACCCGTCAGTCTGGACGCTGCCCTGGTGGCTGAAGGCGCACTTCATGATGGTGTCCAGGGTCATCAAGGAGACGGGTCCCACGATCTCCAGACGTGGGTCCTGGGCGACGAGCTGCTCCCACTTGtcctgcggggggagggggccagTGACCCTGCTCTGCCCCCCCAGAAGGCCTGTGCTGGCAAGGCCaggctctctctctgcctctccacgTCTTCTGATGAGACGTCTAAACTTTCTAAAGGCGAGTGCTTAGCAGTTTAAGACTGTAAAGCATGTGTGTAATATGATGGCTATTTCAGAAACCCATTATAAAAGCATGCTTTTATATCGTACAATTAATACTGCTCTCTTTCGATTCTGAATGAGTTCTAAATTTTAGGATCAATTCATGATGATAACCAGCTTTTGACAGCTCGGAAAGCATAGTTCCTCCGGGGACGAAGTGGGCCTCTTTTGTGTCCTGAGGAAGGAGCTGGACACATGATGTCCAAAACCAGTTAGCAAACTTGTCAAGGCCAGAAAATACCTCAGGGTCTACAATGGGGCTCCTAGGAGTGGACACGctatcctctcttcctttctttcatccaATACTAGCTGCGATGTGGTGGTCCACCGTCTAGATTGGAGGTGGTGTTTATCACGGTCCAGCTCTGTGAGTGTAGCCCTGGCTACATTTCCTCCCACGAGGGTCCCAGTTCCATGCAGAAGCCCTGGGCCTGAGGTCAGAGCCCGCCTGAGGACCTTCAGGGGGCTACACTCTGCCAGTGAAGCTGCCATCCCCTGGCCAGCCTTGGCGGCTTGTCCTGTGTTCCAGAGGAAAGACCCCTGCTCTAGACCACTGGGTTGAAGATGAGGAGATTGGCGGAGTGTGGACCCTGAATGTGCCATGACCATTCTCCCCAGGGTCAGGAGCTAACTGTGGATCCCAGCTGCTGCCTGGGTGCTCTCCTGTCCCAGCTACTCCATGGTAAGGTCTGAGCCTGTCACTCTGGTGACTGTGTCTGATGGCCGTCTGAGGCACACGAATGTCTGAGAGTGGACTTTGGGAGCTGTCCTGGGGGTGAGTGTGTTCAGGTGAGACAGGGATGGACTCACCAGCATCACCTGGACAGAGTCGGCCATGAGACGCACGTAGGGCTTCAGGATGTCATGATGGAAGGCTGGGGTCAGCATCCGCCGGTGCTGGAACCACGTCTGTCCATCCAACAGGAGCAAGCCATTTCCTGGGTGACAGAAGGGGGTGGGTGTTGGTCAGGGAGACTGGATCAGAGGCATGACCAGGGACCATTTGAGAGGAACCAATGGTGTCATAAGAAGGCATGGCGGGGCCATGGCAGGAAGGGCCAATCCATTTCGGGAATGTGAATTTCCAAAAGGGCTGGTCAAGAGGATGTGATTATGACAGTTGTGAGATAAAGGTTGTAAAAGAGTAGCAAGGCAGGTGATGGAAGGACTTTAACAGAAGCCATGCTGAGAACATTGGAGATGCCTCAGCAAAGATGCTGAAGAGACGGAGTGAAGGGTGAGCGTTTCATTAGAAGAGACAAACGAGGTCTGACTCAGAGACGGGGATGGTGCCGGGCCCCTGTTCTCCTTGACTCAAAGAGGCAGCTCTTGGCAAACTTACCGGGTGGGGTGACTACAGTTATATTCAGATGTACTTACCAATCCAGGGAGTCAGATATTTGTAGGTAATGTGAGGTTTGGGTTCTGAAAGGTAAGGAACGTTTGTAAGTAGAAGTGACCAAATGAGGCAGACAACCTCCTGGTCCAGGGTGTGGTCCAGACCTTGGGTTGCCCTTCTGTGATTGACAGCTGGCAGTCTGTCCCAAGCCCCCTCCCACTTGCCCCCCAATCCAGACTCTCTCTGTCTTGAGAGTCACTGTGGGCTCAGGAGGGCAGACTCAGTGATTCCACCAGAAGAACACCCACAGGACTAAGACGGCGAACCAGCAAGAAACATAACCTCTGTCCTCAGTGCCGTAGCCTAAGACAGAACGCTGTGGTTTCCCTCTAATTAGCAGTGTTGTAACCATCCCATGACCCTGGAGAGGCAAGAGGGAGACGTGCCCAGTGGAAATCAGTGTGGATGGGGATTGTCCTTCAGATCTGGCGTCACCTCAGTTTggttggaagaaagaaagaaaggaagaaagaagaaagaaaggaagaaaggaagaaagaaagaaagaaagaaagaaacaaggaaagaaacaaagaaagaaacaaagaaaggagggagggagggaggaaggaaggaaggaaggaaggaaggagggagggagggaggaaggaaggaaggaaggaaggaagaagaaagaaagaaagaaagaaaaagaaagagaaagaaagaaggaaggaaagagagaagacagaaatcaGCTCCACCCAGCTGGTTAAGCTTTCGCTCTCAGCAAATTCTGTTGGCCTTGGCCTGCCTTGTGGGCTGGGAGAATGTTTGGAAGAGTTGAGGCATTGATGGCTGAAGTGTCAGTCTCTCCTGGAATTTCACAGACCCGGGGCCATGCACCCAGGAGGGAGGGTTTGCTCCCATGTGGATGGGGGTTTCCCTCTCACCTGATCTCGCCAGGACCACCTTCATGTAGTCAGGGTCATAGACCAGTACCATGGCTCTTGTTCCCCACAGCCAGCGAGCACAGGCACTTGGGTATTTCTCTACCCTTTTCAGGAGGGGTTGCAGCTCGCTTTCCTCTTGAAACTGTCAGCGGGCAGAGAGATAAGTCAAAAAAACCCTTCTTCTGGCTCCAGGGCTAGGGCGGAGGGCAGGAGGGCTACAGGGAGATAGGTGTGGATCTGTCAGCAGGACTAAGCCTTTAGAACTCTTTCTTATGACCTGGGCTCTGATCCAGACCTCGCCGGCTGTCCAGCCTTGTCCTAAGTCCAGATTCTGTCCCATTGTCATGAAGAGCCTTGTATGGGCCATCACCACGTACTGCCTATAGAAACCTACCTCAGGGATCGACTCCCTGGTGCTGGAAACCTTTGGAAGTACACTATTCGCATGAACAATCTATGCCAATTTCTGTAAATTGTGAAGCAGTGTTTTTCTTACAATTTGCTTATTCAAGCAAAAAatggattatattttaaaatgtatatatttagttttattttaccaTACTGTTTGGTATATATTTTCAGGATGatcccaacacacacatataaagatttttttataagCAGTGGTGTTTGGGGTGTATACGggtaagtgaaaaaacaaaaaccaaaataagcatgtgtatgtgtatgtatattttccatCTTAAATGTGTACAGTTGTAGAACAGTTTGGATGTATATATAGGAAAATGGTGTTGACCGAAGATTTTGATATTCGGaatgctttctttcttattttggctgcacatacagcatatagaaatgcctgggataggggtcgaatctgagctgcagctgccaacataTTTCACGGCCATGACATCCCAtacctgagacctatgccacagcttgtggcagcgcctgatccttaacccagtgagcaaggccagggctatAACCCGCATCCTCCAGGATCctgtgtcgggtccttaacccgatgagtcACAACTGTAACTCCTGGTATTTGGATGTTTTTACCTCATTTCACTTACCAATAGCCAGCAGCTCTTGTGCAATTGCCCCTGCCTTCAGGAATCTTTGGAAACGCCTCTGTGTGGTTCACAAAGGCCTTTGCTTTCTGCCTCTCCCTTCTCTAGCCTTGCCACCTGACACCCTGGCCATGGCACAGGCCCCGCCCCTGGGTTCCCAGAGATGCCGCTGCCCTtgctccttggtggctcagtcTGCTCTCACTTCGGCGCCTCTGCCCATGTTGTTTCTGCTGCGTGGTGTCCCCATCCTCCTTGCCACAGAGCAACTGCCTCTCTTCCACTTCTGAGACTCAGAATGCCCTTGGCATTCTCATCCCCACGGGGGCCCAGACAGCTTCCATTTCACGGGCTTCTATGTGCCCCACAGCCACTCCCTGCCCACTGGAGTGCCCACGCTCCGCCTGCATCCTCTGACAGTCAGGACTTCCCAGCTCTGAGGCAACCTGCCCTCCTGGGGGCCAGGTCCCTTCGTCGAGCACATATTTATTGAGGGTTGACTCCGTGCCAGGCCCTGGTTTGTGGCACTGATTTAGGCTGTGGCTCTAGATCCTTGTCCGTCTGCATCCCCCAGTCTCGTGGAGGAGACAGAAGGATCAAGAGGCCGTGAGAGTAGAGGATCATGAAGGGGAGATGGAAACCAGACAAGGCCACAGGGGCTCACGGGAGCAGAGTTCCAGAGGCTGGAATGCACAGGCAGGTGGGGAGGCCCCTGAGCATCTTGGGGTGAAGGAGGttagggaggggaaggagagagggaccGGGCCAGTGCCTCTGGGCTTGGCAGCTtccagttcccgtcatggctccacTCTCCTCTCATCAGGCTGCCTGGAAAGAGGGGCCTCTGCTCCCTGCAGTCCCTGATCTCCCCCTAACATTTGTTTAAATCCCAAACCCTTGGTGAGTGCCCCTTTGTGTGGCCCCTTTCTTGACTCTGACCCCCCGCCCCACCAGAGCTCACTCTTCTTATGTTGCAACTCAAATGTCAGTTCTTCTTACCTGGTGCCAACCTGGAAACCTGGCTCATGTGTGCCAACAAATTCTCTGAGTTTATGCACTGCAATTAGGAGACTTTAAGCACTGAATTCCCAGTTTGGGAAATCTCTGAGTCCTC
Proteins encoded:
- the LOC125132396 gene encoding LOW QUALITY PROTEIN: cytochrome P450 4A25-like (The sequence of the model RefSeq protein was modified relative to this genomic sequence to represent the inferred CDS: deleted 1 base in 1 codon), encoding MTVPALASVSGLLQVASLLGLLLLLLKAAQLYLRRQWLLKALQQFPSPPSHWLYGHSREFQEESELQPLLKRVEKYPSACARWLWGTRAMVLVYDPDYMKVVLARSEPKPHITYKYLTPWIGNGLLLLDGQTWFQHRRMLTPAFHHDILKPYVRLMADSVQVMLDKWEQLVAQDPRLEIVGPVSLMTLDTIMKCAFSHQGSVQTDGDSHSYIQAIRDLNDLLFSRVRNVFQQNDVLYRLSPEGRQSHRAIRIAHQHTDRVIQLRKAQLQKQGEMENVRKKRHLDFLDILLLARMEKGNSLSDTDLRAEVDTFMFEGHDTTASGISWILYALASHPEHQQRCRAEIQGLLGDGTSITWDHLDQMPYTTMCIKEALRLYPPVPVIGRELSKPITFPDGRSLPAGIILSLSVYGLHHNPQVWPNPEEFDPSRFAPGSARHSHAFMPFSGGSRNCIGKQFAMNEMKVAVALTLLHFELAPDPSRIPVPIQRVVLKSNNGIHLKLRKLP